A window of the candidate division KSB1 bacterium genome harbors these coding sequences:
- a CDS encoding DUF4194 domain-containing protein: MHNDEAEGQAFSRVLIALMKGVVYQDTDAAIWQALLGLQARVRDYLAVLGLELVLDEAEGYAWLKSRPAPEEGEALPRLVAKRPLSFPVSLLLALLRKKLAEFDAGGEDTRLILSRDEVVDMVRLFLPAGVNEARIVDQIDTHLNKIIELGFARRMRGQTHLIEVRRILKAFVDAQWLAEFDQRLATYCINVLGSGEQA; this comes from the coding sequence GCATTTTCCCGCGTGTTGATCGCTTTGATGAAAGGCGTCGTGTATCAGGATACCGATGCGGCTATCTGGCAGGCGTTGCTCGGCTTGCAGGCCAGGGTGCGCGATTATCTGGCGGTGCTGGGGCTGGAGTTGGTGCTGGACGAGGCGGAAGGTTATGCCTGGCTGAAATCCCGGCCTGCGCCCGAGGAGGGGGAGGCGTTGCCGCGCCTGGTGGCGAAGCGGCCTTTGTCATTTCCGGTGAGTTTGCTGCTCGCTTTGCTGCGCAAGAAGTTGGCCGAGTTTGATGCGGGCGGCGAGGATACGCGGCTCATTCTTTCGCGCGATGAAGTGGTCGACATGGTGAGGTTGTTCCTGCCCGCCGGGGTGAACGAGGCGCGCATCGTGGATCAGATCGACACCCACCTGAACAAGATCATCGAGCTGGGTTTTGCGCGCCGCATGCGCGGGCAGACTCATCTCATCGAAGTGCGCCGCATCCTGAAAGCCTTTGTCGATGCGCAGTGGCTGGCCGAATTCGACCAGCGCCTGGCAACGTATTGCATCAATGTGCTGGGAAGCGGTGAGCAGGCATGA